In Chrysoperla carnea chromosome 2, inChrCarn1.1, whole genome shotgun sequence, the following proteins share a genomic window:
- the LOC123293106 gene encoding zinc finger protein with KRAB and SCAN domains 7-like: MDNSRIELSDFPTVCRICLEKREKLISIFTEIFHLGEKSYREMLKECASVHISENDSLPKNLCFQCSQHLEQSYKLKIQCLSSEKRLQSLVENSQEKVKEEEPFLQNDVLNDDFKFYDDDDNKDDDFNFYESKTNYPIQQVEVIVKEEATDDHPENSSNAKKSGKVVNYKCTDCEAKFTCANKLFDHNKDVHSKTVVQCEFCKTDFNCGKELKNHCSESSVCKTCTKDVNCVNNLLEHKKEHNVCDKCGKTFNHAGACRRHKQVHTKEKGYLCTYCGKSFADQRYMIIHTRIHTGEKPYQCKICDSKFKDSHHLREHMTKHSAERKYECDICKVRYKWSDSLRQHKLSQHTNEEFTCNYCDKRCKTKKCLLKHQIIHSGERNHVCTYCSKSFNRRDNLRVHLRIHTGEKPFVCNKCGRGFSAKHVLNGHMKTCNIKNNII; the protein is encoded by the exons ATGGATAATAGTAGGATTGAATTAAGTGATTTTCCAACAGTGTGTCGAATATGTTtagaaaaaagagaaaaattaatttcaatttttactgaaatcttTCATTTAGGTGAGAAATCCTATCGCGAAATGTTAAAAGAGTGTGCTTCTGTTcat atTTCTGAGAATGATTCTTTacctaaaaatttatgttttcaatgTTCACAACATTTAGAACAAAGTTATAAACTGAAAATACAGTGCTTATCATCGGAAAAACGTTTACAAAGTTTAGTTGAAAACTCTCaagaaaaagtaaaagaagaagaaccatttttacaaaatgatgTATTAAATgatgatttcaaattttatgatgaTGACGATAATAAAGacgatgattttaatttttatgaatcaaaAACTAATTATCCCATACAGCAAGTTGAAGTTATTGTAAAAGAGGAGGCCACTGATGATCATCCTGAAAATAGTTCAAATGCTAAGAAAAGTGGTAAAGTAGTGAATTATAAATGTACAGATTGTGAAGCGAAGTTTACATgtgcaaataaattatttgatcatAACAAAGATGTTCACTCAAAAACTGTCGTACAGTGTGAGTTTTGTAAAACGGATTTTAATTGtggaaaagaattaaaaaatcattgttcTGAGTCCAGTGTTTGTAAGACGTGTACGAAAGATGTGAATTGTGTGAATAATTTACTAGAGCATAAAAAAGAACATAATGTTTGTGATAAATGTGGAaaaacatttaatcatgcaGGAGCATGTCGGAGACACAAACag gTTCATACAAAAGAAAAGGGTTATTTGTGTACATATTGTGGAAAATCTTTCGCTGATCAAAGATATATGATTATTCATACACGGATTCATACCGGGGAAAAACCGTACCAATGTAAAATATGTG ATTCGAAGTTTAAAGATAGTCATCACTTACGGGAGCATATGACAAAACATTCAGCTGAAAGAAAATAcgaatgtgatatttgtaaagTTAGGTACAAATGGAGTGACAGTTTGAGACAACATAAATTATCACAACACACAAACGAAGAATTTACTTGTAATTATTGTGATAAACGTTGTaagacgaaaaaatgtttacttaaaCATCAAATTATCCATTCAG GTGAGCGGAATCATGTTTGTACATATTGTAGTAAGTCGTTCAACAGAAGAGATAATCTTCGAGTTCATTTAAGAATTCATACAGGGGAAAAACcatttgtttgtaataaatgtGGAAGAGGTTTTTCCGCTAAACATGTTCTTAATGGTCACATGAAAACttgtaacattaaaaataatattatttga
- the LOC123293107 gene encoding zinc finger protein 83-like, which produces MDYSMIELNDFPIVCRICLEKKEKLISIFTEISNLEGKSYREMLKECASVNISENDTLPKNVCLQCSKYLKQSYKLKVQCLSSEKHLQSLIENSQKIKVEEPFSQNEILDNDFNFYDDDDNKDYDFNFYESKTNYPMQQVEVIVKEELSDNFTDNSSNSKKINKVVNYKCTDCEAQFTCANKLFDHSVDVHSKSVVQCEFCKTDFNTGNDLRIHCSDSTICKWCLKDCDCINNLTKHNQEHNVCDKCGKTFKNAELCQKHMEIHIKENKNNGFLCTYCGKSFSNRSNMTIHTRKHTGEKPYQCDICEAQFIENRHLKRHMNKHSTEKKFECDICSAKYKWEEGLRQHKLAQHMQGEFPCTICDKICNTKKYLRRHLLSHSGKPRGGEWNLVCTYCNKLFNRKDNLKVHLRIHTGEKPFVCNKCGRGFSAKHVLNGHMKTCNIKNNII; this is translated from the exons atggaTTACAGtatgattgaattaaatgatTTTCCAATAGTGTGTCGAATAtgcttagaaaaaaaagaaaaattaatttcaatatttactgAAATTTCTAATTTAGAAGGAAAATCCTATCGAGAAATGTTAAAAGAATGTGCCTCCGTCAAT atttctgAAAATGATACCTTGCCTAAAAATGTATGCCTTcaatgttcaaaatatttaaaacaaagttaCAAACTAAAAGTACAATGCTTGTCATCAGAAAAACATTTACAGagtttaattgaaaattctcaaaaaatcaaAGTAGAAGAACCATTTtcacaaaatgaaatattagataatgatttcaatttttatgatgatGACGATAATAAagattatgattttaatttttatgaatcaaaAACTAATTATCCCATGCAGCAAGTTGAAGTTATTGTAAAAGAGGAGCTTTCAGATAATTTTACCGACAACAgttcaaattctaaaaaaattaataaagtggTGAATTATAAATGTACAGATTGTGAAGCACAGTTCACATGtgcaaataaattgtttgatcATAGTGTAGACGTACACTCCAAATCAGTGGTACAGTGTGAGTTTTGTAAAACAGATTTTAACACTGGAAACGATTTACGAATTCATTGTTCGGATTCCACTATCTGTAAATGGTGTTTAAAAGATTGTGACTgcattaataatttaacaaaacataatCAAGAACATAATGTCTGTGATAAATGTgggaaaacatttaaaaatgctGAGCTCTGCCAAAAGCATATGGAG attcatataaaagaaaataaaaataatggttttttatgtacatattGTGGAAAATCATTTTCGAATCGATCAAACATGACAATTCATACCCGAAAacataccggagaaaaaccatacCAGTGTGACATTtgtg aagcCCAATTTATAGAAAATCGTCATTTAAAGAGGCACATGAATAAACATTCAacagagaaaaaatttgaatgtgatatttGTAGTGCCAAATACAAATGGGAAGAGGGTTTAAGACAGCATAAATTGGCTCAACATATGCAAGGAGAATTTCCATGTacaatttgtgataaaatttgtaacaCTAAAAAGTATTTACGAAGGCATTTATTATCTCATTCTGGAAAACCGCGAG GTGGTGAATGGAACCTTGTATGTACATattgtaacaaattatttaatagaaaagatAATCTAAAAGTACATTTAAGAATTCAtacaggagaaaaaccatttgtttgtaataaatgtGGAAGAGGTTTTTCCGCTAAACATGTTCTAAATGGTCACATGAAAACTTGTAACattaagaataatattatttga